One Mercenaria mercenaria strain notata chromosome 12, MADL_Memer_1, whole genome shotgun sequence DNA segment encodes these proteins:
- the LOC123535360 gene encoding cytosolic sulfotransferase 1-like — protein sequence MDLINSPQTLDIIVTGYKHSGVDHLHKTINQLTAYRSPVTSDNHTPNITCCQGYLPSQYPRLHINPSSKIVFIVRNPKDTAVAMYKSSGVESSTEFSEFLYSFIFGESDEKWSDHTRQWENVLSQHSTSNLHLVYFDDLIQNFEHEVSRLCKFFDIQKSSIQISEMCSLLRKEAEQPQPKRRKTEHSVNGHRETFYDTGMWKNQFTVNLQEQFDSAILDILKDSKLDLHKLLG from the exons atggATTTAATAAATTCACCTCAAACACTGGATATTATAGTCACAGGGTACAAACATTCAG GTGTAGATCATCTCCATAAAACCATCAACCAGCTAACTGCTTACAGATCTCCAGTTACATCAGACAACCATACCCCAAACATAACATGTTGTCAGGGTTACCTCCCCTCTCAATACCCACGCCTCCACATTAACCCTTCATCTAAGATTGTGTTTATAGTGAGAAATCCCAAAGACACAGCTGTAGCAATGTATAAAAGTTCTGGTGTAGAGTCTTCAACAGAATTCAGTGAATTTTTGTACAGTTTCATATTTGGAGAGTCAG atgAAAAATGGAGTGACCATACACGACAATGGGAAAATGTCCTATCACAACATTCAACTTCAAATCTCCATCTTGTTTACTTTGATGATCTTATACAG aATTTTGAGCATGAAGTCTCACGACTATGCAAATTTTTCGATATTCAGAAAAGTTCCATCCAGATCTCAGAAATGTGTTCATTATTAAGAAAGGAGGCAGAACAGCCACAACCGAAAAGGAGAAAAACTGAGCACAGTGTGAACGGACACAGAGAAACATTCT ATGACACTGGCATGTGGAAGAATCAGTTTACAGTGAATCTACAGGAACAATTTGATAGTGCTATACTGGATATATTAAAGGACTCTAAGCTTGATCTCCATAAACTGTTGGGCTGA